GAAGAAGCGCATGCAGCAGCGCGAGAAGCTCTGGAAGGTTTTCTTTACGTGATGGAACAAGATAACGACCCTATTCCCGATCCATCTGCACTGGATGCCATTCTGCTGCAAGCAGAATCCACAGAAGCCGCCTGTGAGGTTCAGGTTTACATGCCTACTGTTCGTGAAGCAATGGAATCTAAAGCTGTAAAAAAGACGCTCACAGTTCCAAAGTGGTTAAACGATGAGGCAGAACGACAACACCTTAACTTCAGCCAAGTTCTGCAAGAAGGCTTAAAGAGAAGTCTGGGGATTGAAAATCAACGATTCTGATCAAAAAAATGGACTCGTTGACTCAGGAGGAATTATCGTGACGAACGAGCAATATTGTAAAACAATGACTGGCAATGCAAAAATGATCAACAAAATGTTGATGGTGATGGATAAATACGGTGAAAATCGTTGGTGGCTATCAGATGACACCAAGAGAATGTGTTATTTTCAACTTCAAGAAGATAGTTTGTTGATTGAATGGGAGGCGTTTCATCGCGGCGTTGAATTGCTCCTTGGACGACGTGTCGAAACGGTTGAATTCAGCATGACAAAAATGTTATTTGAAGAAGCTAAACAAAAATATAAACCTGCTTAATTATGCGAAGCGCTGGGCTGAGTTATCAGCCTAGCGTCTCTTCATCTATTTCAAAGTCTTCCCAAACCATGAAAAATATAGGTTTAAATTCATGAGAAGTAGTTGATTTCGAAAAACACATAGTTGTGTCTCCGATCTTTGATTCGATAAACGGAAGCAAGCTAGTATCAAGATCGTTGCTATTCGTTTTTGAAGAAATTACAAGAGAGTTATCGTGAAATGATATGCAGTAACTAACTCCATTTGGAGCAACCACCTTTCTTATTTCACCAGCTTTACATGCCATATAAATTGCCACTAAAATTTCTAGCCTGAACTCCATTATTTCGTTATTGATTAGCCGATCCTGGGCTGTTCTCATAATTAATAGCTCTCCTTTATCTAGAATCGAACGAACATATTATAAGTATAATACAAACATATGTTCTCATCAATCTAAGGTATATATTTGGTTTGAGAGAAGTTGCCGTAAATCGGTAAGAAAAACTTCCGTGAAATCAAAAAAATCCCACTGTCAATTAAGACCAGTGGGATTTTTTATACCGGTGCTACCGGATTGCATATCAACAAAACAATGTTGATATGTTAATTAAAATATATCAAATTCCCAAACGTTTGGGAATTAACTATTTACCAACACGTAACCCTACGGCTAGTGTTCGCCAACCCTCTAAAGTAAATGATGGATCGCTAATCTTACCACCTAAATCACTACTACCGAATTCAGATACAAACCATTTAGGAGCAGGTATTTTTTTTGTTTCTTCTTCCAGCTTTGCTACCTTCTTTACTAGATTATCAAATTCCAACTTCTCAACGGTTGTCATTGCATCATCACCACTTTCTTTTAACTTATCATATTCATATTGAACATCTTGTAAAAAACCTTTCTTTGCTGAAGCTACGGTATTGCCCATTCCCCAGAAGTTTGTTCCTGGGCATGTCTTGCTTGATATATTAGGAACGTAGTCGCCTAGAAATGATCCTGACGGCGTATACCAAGCATGATAAACGATATGGTCCGTATCAACAGGAATCTTCAACTTCGAAGCCAAACAAGCATATACATGCCCGACAGCTTCCCGTTGCAAACTAGTCATATCGTCTCTGCCTTTATCAAAATCGCCGATGATCTCCACACATATGGCACCTGTATTTGCTCCAGCAATACCGGCAGGGACTTTGTTCAAGTCCCTATCCAAGCTAATCGCAACCTTTCCATCTTCGAAGATCGTAATGTTTTGTCCGGTTCCCGACCAACCATTAGCCAAATGTGAATTTCTCATGCCCTCAAGGCATTTAAAGTGATCTTGTCCTTTACGTGTCGAATAATTTGGCAGCCAAGTATGGTGTACCTGAAGACGAGAGATACCTCGAGTAATATGCTGCTTGAGAATCCATGGTCTGAACTCTGGCAATTCAAGCAAAAGGAAATTCCCCTTCGTGATCATTGTTTATCCGCTCCTTTGTCACCTGTCTTGCCACGCAGTACCTCAACGGCTTGCCGCATAGCTGGCGGAATAGGTGCGTCTAATCTACCTGCGTTCTCAATCAGTGACAATAACTCATTGGCCAAGTAAAAAAATATAGCTGCATCACGAAACAAATGATTACCACCCAGCGCCTGATCCACCAAATGGGCAACAGCTACAATCGCGAAGATAATAATCTTACGGGCTATGCCCCATAAACCTATATTACTTTTGAGCTTGCCTTCTTTGGCAGCAGCTGCAACTCCTGTAATGTAATCTAATATCACAAACACCAACAGAATATTTAGCAAGGCCGACCAGCCTCCAAATAAATAAGACGCTAACAGGCTTAATGTTGGTACTGCTGCTTTTACCATTGTATCCACACTCATCATCCCTTCAAATAAAATAGCCCCCGCTAGGTTCGAAGGCAAAATAAAAAGCGCCTTACTTGGCGCTTTCTTCAAATGTCTTATCTTCTACGTGCTGCTTTGATTTATCCAGCAGCGCCATTGCATCACCTATGTGCTGATCTACCGCTTGTAATATTTCAAGCTGGCGGTCAGGGTGGGCTCCAATAATGAGTGAAATGATGCTTGTTATTTCTTGTATCGGCTGTTCAAAATCGAGTGATACCTCGATCCTTTTTAGTTGAGCCATATTATCCTCCTTAAAAAAAGAAAGAACCCTCAATATTTCCGAAGGTTCCTTCTTATAAAAAAATTTAGATTCTTACTTCAGTTCAGCTTGAAGCTGTTCAATTTCAGCATTGGCTGCGTCGATCTTTGCCTGGAGTTCAGCAATATCCGCTTGAGCTTTCTTTAATTTTTCCTCTGCACCAGAAGTATCTAATTTCGGATCGTCTTTACCAGCCTTTTCGTTCCAAGCCTTCGTTTCTGCTATAAAGGACTCGGATTGTTTAACGGTCTCATTATGACCTTCGATCATAACTTTCCAAGTTGATATATTGCGTTGAAGCGTATCGATTTTATATTTGGTTTGCAATTCTTTAGCAATCGGGTCCTCGGATTGAGTATCTGACGATGCCATTTTTACCGTTCCTCCCTCGATAGTCAGCGAATATCCTGCAGCTTCCGAGAAGCTACGGACCGGAGCATATGTTGTACCGTCTATTATCACGGCATCTTTTACTGACTTTCCGTTAACTGTAACACCAATGACATTTTGTACCTTTTTGCCAATTAGCGAGTTTGTTGCTGCGGATGCAACTGCAGTTAATGATCCGAGGAGTAACGCTCCTACTATTGCTGAGTATACTATCTTTTTCATGACATTATCCTCCTATACCATAATTAACCACAGTATACACCGCTATCTATTTCTTGTCATTTAGGTATGTTTACAGTCGCAAGAGTCCCTCCGGTCACACTGTACAGTTTAAGATTTCTTGTATTCGGATCAAAAGACATATTTGTCGCGGTTTGCGAAGATCCAGGCAGACCATCAAGTTTATAAATAATTGAGTTTAATTGAGCCTGAAGACCCTCTATGTGCGAGATAGCGATGCCGCTGATCCCACCGCCAAACTGCACATGATCATAAAAGTAAGCCTTGCCTTGAATTTGAATATTACTATCTAACGATGCGATGAATAATCTTCCATTAGAAACAAGCTGTACAAGTCCTGAACCGCTTGCGAGGTAACCCGTAAGGGAACCTGCTGTTTTAAAGTTGATAGAACCCATTCCACCACCAGTGTTCGCCGGTGTTATGCCTATTCGCTCGTATCCGCTCGAATCAAACGCCCTTAACCCTGATGAGTTAATCTCTATTCTTGCCCCGCTCACAGCCGTACGAAGCAATGCACCGGTAATTGTTCCTCCAACATAGACGCCGCCTTCAACATACATTTCTCCTGCTGAGCTAACAGTGAACTTACCATTTCCAACATTAATTGACGATCCTACAATGGCCCCATCCTTGAAATTCGAGCTTTTAATCTGCGCATAATTCGCAGTCAGCTTGTTGGCTAGCACATTACCCTTCATATCAACCTGGAACGGAGCCTGATTAAAGTCTGCGTGGCCAGCGGCAATCCCCTTGGTGTTGATTTGGGTAACGTCATTTCCGCTACCTATCAACATGGAAACAAAGGAACCTAATTGTCCGACAATAGCCGGGGCCGCTATACCTTTATGATTGATTGCTGTATTGGCCGTTTTTCCGCCATCTTGACTAAATATGATGCCATCGGCAGTCATAATAACTTGTCCCAATGGATCTACACGGCTTTGAAGTATAATCCCTCTGGAATCATAAATAACTTCTGTTTTCGAATTATGCACATCGATAACAGCCTGCCGAGCGAATGTTTCAAAAACTTCCGTCCGTATACGACCACCGGAAAGAAGGTTATCCATCACTTTACGGCTACGCTCAAGATCAGCTATAAGGTCGATGTCATCTTTCAATGCGAAGTTGGCCAGCGTCACCTTAGTTTGTTGATCCATGGAATATGGGTATTCTGTGAGCTCGACTATCCGGACGGCGATACGATGCATATCCATTTCCGGATCGAATACTGTTGCGGCGTCGCCAAGGTCAGGCGGATGCTCGTCCCGGTCGATCTTGTGCAAATCAGCCGCCTCCACCGTAATATCCAGCTCTGGCATCTCCTTCTTTCTGAGCTCGTCTCGGGTTGATTTGAGCAGTTCAATCGGGTCCGTGATATCTTGCTGAATATTCTCACCATCGAAATACGGAACTGACTGACTGCCCCAATAGTTTACGTATGGAGATAGAAGATAATTTACTGCAATCTTGCCATCCTTGATCGCGCCAGGGATCGACTGCAGTAAGCTCAGTTCCTCTGATGTTAGATGTGATATAGGAAGACCTCGGAACGTTACTCCATCTTTCATATAGGCGTACATCCGCGTGACCAAGTTGGTTGTATCATCCTTGAAGCTGTCCCGGATAATATTCTTCTTAGTACGAAACTCGAATCGGTCGTCAGCCCCGGTCTTCTTATAAATGTGGATGATGAAGTTATCTGGCCGAACCTCTGCCTTGTAGGTGTTAAGAACTTGAGTAAGCGCGGCTAGAGCCGTTGTCCTCCCGAAATCCTTTATATCCCACAGGTCAAACGTATCATGCACCTGGAACGTGAAGCGCCCACCTGTCCACCCACTAATCTTATTTAGCAGTGTGGAAATGTGAACGCCATAAGCCTCTGTGATGTAATCATCATACGGCACTTTGTAATCATTCATCTTGTACATAACGTGAGTACATGTTATTAGCGCTGTGAGTTGTTTCTTTGTCCTCTGCCTTTGCCTAGTGTTAATCACATAGTACTGACCGCGCTCATCCATCACGTGACCTTTGAGCTGAAGCTTTTCAAGATAATCATCACTGGTCATAGGCACTAAAAAAGACAGCTCATTATCGCTATTGAGCCGTCTTCGTCGTTCGATTTGATATGCATCTATCAGAGTGCCTAACCGTTTGAAATCCTTGTCAAATGCCTCCATGGTAGGATTAGGCTGCATATTCTGCCTCCTTTCAATACAGCACCCTGTCCTGATACGTTATCCGGAAAAGAATCTCCCTGCCGGTTGCTGGGTCTGTCCAGGTCAATTTATTTTCACCAAGATTCAGATTGAAGAAATCCCCGTTGTACAGGTGTGAGACATTGACGCCATTACGGGTTATTTTAAACTTGCCGGAATCAATGATGATTACATCACCTGGCTTGAAGATATCTGTAAACTCGATGAAGTCAACATGATATCTATTAGCATCGGCAACCATTCTGCCCTCGCCTGACATGTGTATGCTTGGTCTAATCTCCCGTATAAAGGATGCTGACACTCGCCCCTCGCCGCTCATTCTTTCAGGCTCCAAGGAGTATTCCCTGATATATTCGCCCATAGCTCGTCCTTCGCCTGATAAATGGGAAGAGGCATGCATCTCCATTGAAGTAGCTGCCAGAGAAACTCGCCCTTCACCTGATAGGTGGGCTGATAAATCGACAATATTTACTTCATTTTCGGTTTGAGAGTTAAACGCAAGATTGTTGAATCCTCCACCAAACATATTCATTCACCCCTTGGGTCAGGAAAATTTTCCTTAGCTAATCATGCCTTATAATCCTTACCCGTGATAACCTTAAACTCTGCTGCTGTGATTACACCAAACTGTACATATAACTTAAGTTGTACATCAGATACCCATTTCTTTTCGTAACAGTACGATAGTCTTTCAAATTCACTATTAAACATTCGATTCGCCCCCTGTTCCCATTGCTAAAAGTCTTAATTCAAGCGACGCCAACATTTTCCCAAGAACCTGATTTTGCATGTACAAATCGAGAATAGAGATATCCTTTTTGATCAGTTCAGCGCCTATTACATTGTTTTGCTGTTTTAAATCTAATGATGTTAAGTCTTGCTTTATTAGTTCGGACCCGACCGCTGTAGTTATCTGCTGAAGCTCTATACCGCCCTGCTTCGTTTGTTCAAGACTTTCATCCATACTAACGATTGCTTGCTGTTGCCCAAAAAGTTGAAGCTTCAAATCAGATACTTCCTCGCCTAGGATATCCATCGGATCAGGCTCCTGCGGCTGCGGCTTAGTTAGTTCCTCGATCTCTTCCACCGTCAGGCCCTCTTCCCAAAATTCTGACGGATCGGATAGATCACCATCTATTAACTCCCACGCCAACAAATCAAAGCGCGGCAGATACAGCCCAGGAGGTACCGACACACCAACGGTATACCCGGCAATCTCCGGTTCAGCCTCTTCCTCTGGTTGCTCGTCATCCGCCTTGATATTACTTTCAGGCGGTAACCTCGGTTCTGATTCCGGCAATGGGGCATAAAAAGGGACGACACCATAAAAGGTATCGTCCACTATCGTATCCTCCAAGTAGAGTCCGTCTCTATTTACTTTAGGTACTGCTTTCAAGTTGATCTCTCCTTATTGTTCGGCCAGGAACACAAGTTGACCTAAACTTGCTTCTAGCGTCTGCCCGAACGTGATTTTAACCACTCCATCAGAACCGATAGACAAAGTTCCCATTGTAGCGCCTGTGCTGGGTCCATACGTTCTAATCCCAGAATAAAAAACCGTTTTAGGACGATAGCCTTCAGGCAGTACAAAGGCTGCTGTGCCCAAGGTTATTGACGCAAGCTCCCCTTTCAAGTGCACGAAACCCTGACTATCTTTTAAATATGCAACGGCATCGCGACCTAAATTAATATGTCCGTTAAGCAACGTAGGCATAATCCACCCCGGTGCATCCTTCTCCGCTTTCTTCATCGTCAGGACGGATACACCGTGTAACGCTTCGGCTACACCTGCGGTAAGGTCGGATAGCTGCGCCTTTTCATTCGCGGCTACTACGCCAGATATTGGAACGGTAGGAGATTTATCAAGCTTGAGATAGGTTACGCTGTAGGCCACGGATTGATCAAACTCCGGCCACGGTCTATCCAGGTATGCATTGCCATAAGCATATCCCGGGGCTTGTTGCACTCTCCAACCATAAAACGGCTTATCATCTTTGTAAAAATTCAGGAATTTGTCTAGTTTATAAGTCAAAATGGAGCTTGGGGAGCCAATATGATTTACAACAGCCCATGAACTTAGACCGCCGTGGTTTTCAGGTTTTGCCCGTTCCCGCAATACAATCCCCGTACCTACTTCTACCACGTTATCGCCTTCGTTTAGCGTCAGACAGCCTTCGGATACGACTGGTTCGACGGTTTCTTTAGCTAGGCGGTATAGGAGTTGATAATAATTCCATTCAGGGTATGATTGCGTTGGGAGAGTTGTTGTTCCGTCCTTTAACCCTCCATCTGAGTTAAGAGGTAGTCCTAGCTTGCCCCATGCTCTGGTTCCAGTACCGTTATACGGTTGTGTTACGTTGCCATACAAATACATCTTCCAGCCCATAAAATACGCCTTAATCTCGTCTGCTGTCGGTGTGTATGCGTCTCCCCATCCGCTGTCTGTGTTAGATATGGTCATTTGAATTTTATGAGTAAAGCTGGTATTAAAAGCAAACTGATCACCGGCAGTGAATTGCTCGGTACTTCCTGTCCAGTTTGTTAGTCTCTTCCCATCATATTTAGTAACAGTCTGACTATTCGATAAGCCGCCACTATTATCAAAAGGAATAGTGACTCGTTTATACCCCGTAAAAGGTATCGCGTTATTCGGTCTCCAATCTAACGAGCCATCCAGCACAACCTTTTTCCACTTCGCTAGCTTCCGATATTCGCCGCCACTCTCGAACAGTTCGTCAGGCTCACTGCCGTCCGTAGGGTTAGCGTGGAGTTCTGTTTGAAACGCTAGCATAGAGTCTTCGCGCGGTCGAAACGGTTTGGCTTCGGTGCCAAGTGTGAGCATTGGTTCCGAGAATGAGATTTGCTCTACGGCATTGTTGACTCCGTACAGATATACTCTAATGTACTTTGTTCCAGCAGGCGTCTTGATCCAGCGCATATTCAGTCCGCTTCCTTGCGCGATAGAATTTCCGCCCTCTTCGACTACGGTAAGCACGTTTTGTGATGCGTCCAACGGCTGTAAAATATTTCTGTTTGCACTTCCTGCGTTATTTACCGACAGTAGGTAAAACAAATTTTCGCTGGCAGGCAAAACATAAGAGTTATAATCGTTTCCTGTTCCGCTGGTCGTTGCGTTAATTTTATAAGGCTCTATTATTTTAGAGTTAGCGTGTAGTGTCCATTCATAAAACGGCGGCAACAAATTAGCCCCATACCGTATTACATAGGGATTCTCTACGCCGATGATTCCGATCCTGTTTTGTCCGTTGATCTCCGTTTTACCTTCAATAGACGCAAGATTAAAACGCGCGTCACGCTGTGCGCTGATAACCTGTAAGCCTGGTTGTAATGTGATCTCGTCTGTGTCGGAGGTATCAAGGCGATTATCTAATGCCGTAATATCCGCTTTATTCTTCTCAATATTATTGATAAATGTATCATGGTCATAAGCCGTAAAGTTCCGAGCCAATCTCGTTCCAGCGCTCCACGCCTTCGCGGTGCCTTGAAACCCACGAACACAACCTTTTAATATATTCCCCTCTACGGAAGCATAAGTAATCGTCTCAGCTGCTTCTCCATTGCCTATTACAGCAATACCTTCAGGCTTCAATAAGACCGATGAATCTGCTACCTCGATTTCTGTAACAACTCCATCAATAGCCGATACTATTTCTGTTTTTGGCGAGTTAGGTATAGCTCTATACATCTTCTCCAAATCGATCACCCCTCATCTACAACAAGCTGACCGATAAGAAAACGAAGTAAGTCATTCTCAAGAATCTCTCTCGGCTTCTTAAGCGCACCGTGGTAGAGCAAATTCCCTCCGTTTTCAGAATCTCGTATCCCCAGGTAGGCAGCAACCCCTTGATCCGCTGTAGCGACAGGGAAGGCAACATCTACTTTATTGCTCGTAACTGCTCTGCGAGAAGACATAAGTGGATCAGAGAATGATACTTCAACACGTCTGTATCCTCCTCCTGTGATCTCTTGCCCCGTGTCTGCATCTGTAGGGTTACTAGTATATAGAGCAAGATAGATTCTGGATGGTGGTGTAAATACTTGACCTCTAAGAGCTGCATTTAAGCAAGCCTTTTTCCAATAGTTCGACTTAGATAACAAAACTGTATCTTCCGTAATGACTGCCATGATTCATCCTCCTATTCGACTTTATATTCGTTCTTAATCGTAAATTTTGTCAGTGAAGAAGATCCGATATTTGTAAGCACAATGACAGCGCTGGTTCGCTCATCACCGATAGAATCTACCGTAATTACTTGTGGTGATTTGGTTATCGTCAACTCTGAAATCTTTTCTTCTAACCTGGGGAATGGATCGTACATTTTCAAGGGTATCTCGACGATCCGATTCCCTGCAGACTCATCAAAACCCATCGTTCCACGATACTGAGCTAAATAGTGCTTGCCTGGTCGATCACTAAAGACAATATCAAGCTGGCCACGGCGGATATTGAACATTCGCATGATCAGCCCAACTGTCTTGTCATAATCATCACCGGCAATAAAAAAGCCCAGACCAATTGGCCGGGGCGAATAACTGCTGCCGAAGTCCAGAGCTCCATCTCGGCCAGCAACTTCTATGATGTTTTCACTTACTTCCGGTAATCCAGGAATATTCCTTTCAACCAATATTGCCCCAATCGTAGAAGCCCATTGACCATTCACCGATACATCGAGATCCATTTACTTTGTCCCTCCTGTTGTGGCCAATCTTCGTGCGGTTCGCTCTCTTGATCCGTATAAAAGTTCTGCATCGGCCCCATCGGTTACTTCAACCGCGCCTACCGACATATCAAAACTATTATAAATAACCGGCTGAACTTTATCGGACCGATCGTACACTGGCAATGCTCGTGGAACATCAAGCAGCCTGAACAAGTTATCGAGCTGCATTGGGTTAAAGATCGCCTCGCCTCCATGAACAATCGCTTGTAGAGGCGCGCCCATGGGGCCGGGAACACGACCGCCAACATCAAAACTAGGTAGCTTGCCCGTATCCTTTTCAATTCCGTATTGCTTGCGGATATCTTCATTTCGTTGAGACAGCCTATCCATCTCGGCCTTGTTGCCCGACTTCTTAGCAGCTTCCCAGGCGTCCTTGTTCGCATTGTACTCCTGCAGATCGCTTGCTTGCTGCGAAGCGCTTGGCATGCCTGTGAGCGATGACAGCTTACTATTATAGGCTGAAATAAAGTTGTCGAGATCAGCAAGGATTTGAGTATTGGCCGTCTGATTAGCATCCACCCGATAATCCTGCAACCCCGCCTCCATCAACTTTACATCATCCTGGTAATTCTCAAGGGTCTGCGTCATTTCATCGTAATGTGCTTCTGCATCCGACTTTTCCTTATCGAAGGCGCGCTCTTTCTCGGACTTTTCATCCTGCAACGCTTGCTTCTGATCCTCAAGGTTTTGCTTCCGGATATCTCGGGAATGTTCCAGCTCCATGCGTTCAATCTCTGCGGTAATGTCAGCATATTCCTTCCGTCCCTCGGGGCTGACCGCATCGGCTAAGAGAGCTTGTCTTGCCTTCTTCTCAGCGAGTAATGATTCATAATCCTGTTCGGCATTCAATCGATCTTCAGCCTTAATTAATCGATCAATATCTGCTATGCGTTCATCGATCGCATCCGTATACGCCTTCCGGCGCTCTGCAATGGCTGCGAGTTCATCTTTCTTGGCTTGGTCGATTCGTTGCTTTTCGACCTTACGAGCAGCTTCAGCATCCTTCTGCTGCTTCTGCAGCAGATCCTTCTTAGCTTGATATACCTGATCATCAGCTTGCTTGTAATATTCAGAGTCCTTAGTATAAGAATCTCGAATACGGGTCCATAACTCTAACTTCATCTGAGCAATCTCTGTTTCGCTGGCCCCTGACTCTTCTAACCTCCGCTCCATTTGTTTTAAATAATCAGAAGTGGAGGAATACAAGTCCTTCATGGCACGTTCTGTTGCTGAGATTAACTCCTTGCGGGCTTGAAATAACTTATCATCAGCATCTTTGTAAAATTCCGAATCCTTTGAATATCGATCACGTACACGGGTCCAAGCCGCTACCTTCATTTCAGCGATTTCAATTTCTGACTTAGAGGACTTCTCCATCCTTTTTTCCTCAGCCGTAACCCAGGAAACAGAGATATCATATTTGGATTTCGCGCTATCCTCATGAAGTCGCTTGAGCAGTAAATTCATCTCGCGTTCGTCCTCGATAGATTCCTTCAGATGCTGCCTATGCTTTACTCGCACTTTCTCATAGGCGGCAATCTGCTGATCCGCAGACCAATCATACATCTCCGCCATATACCTAACCCCGGCAATGTCCGAGTTATAAGCCTTCTCTCGCATTTCCTTAGCGATTTCAGCAGCGGATTTCTCCTTCTTTGCTTTCTTTGCTTTCTTTTTCTTCGTTTTGGAACTTGTAAGATCAATTCCGTCACCATAGGCGCTATTTTCAAAATCCTTGAAGGCTCCCTCCGTGATACTCTGTATATCCTGATTAATCTTGTTGAGCTCCAGCTTATAATCATTTATCTCATCTTGCTTCGCTTTTGCCTTCTCATCAAAGGTTCTCTTAAAGCCAGGATGTGAGAGGTTGAAAAAATCATCAATAGGCGACTGCTCTACGAACATGCCCGTAGGTTTCTTATCCATGGCTCCGGATATCTTAGCTAAAGCCTCCATTTGCTGATTGGCCAGTCTAATCTTCGCCTCAGTTTCAATCTTCCATGCATTAAGCCTCTTCTTAGCTGCTTCAACCGTTGAGCTTACAGATTTTCGTTCGGTATCAATCAAATCGTCCAACGAGTCTATATTTCTAATATGCCATTGGTTTTGATCATCCAGCGCAGCGGAAAGAGAAGGATACTCTTGTACCAATCGTTTGACTACATCAGCCAAGGTACGCTTCTGATCCGCACTTAGGTTTTCCTTTGATGTTAGCTCTTCATATTGACGCTTGAGGTCATTCATCGTATCGATGTGCTGGATCTTTGCAGAGACTTCCGCTAATTCCTCGCGCTGCATTTCACGAAGTGCGGGTACAGAGTCGCTAATAGCCTTCTTTAGCTCTTTCTGCTTCTCCGTTGCTTCTTCGATACCGTCATAGCCCATCTCCCGCAGCTGCTTATCCATTTTCTTAAGCTCATCATTGATGTCCATGGCCTCGGACAACATTTGAGGTGTTCCCTCACCGCGCTGGCCAGCAGCATCTATTTCATTAAGTCGCGCCATTAACTTGGCTCGTTCTTCTAAAACCTTATTTAACTGGCTCTCTTTATCTTGGAGGTTCTGAAGTTCTTCAGCAGTACGACTATACGGAGCTTGCTTCAAAGTTTCATTCAGTGACTTCTGCGCCTCATCATGTTTACGTGTGGATTCTGCTGCCGCATTGTTATGGGCTATCAAAGCGGCAATTCCAGCCACTACGGTCCCGATAGCTAAAGAGATCAGCCCTAAAATCGGAAACGATACGTTAAGGGCATTAAGGGCAATAGTTACTGCGCCAATGGCTGCTGCTATACCTAGAAGCCCGGCTGTAGCAACAGGGAACGCAACAATGGCCGCCTTAACTTCTGGATTCAGTTCAGTGAATCCTAAAACGAGCTTGGTAATATAATCAATCAGAGCTCTAACTGTGGGATTAAACATGTCACCGACTGATATCCCCGCAGCTTCAAAAGCAGACTTCATTTCTTCGATACTTCCATTCAGCGTATCCATCTGCTCAAATGCTAACCGATCAGCGGCACCAGCAGAGTCCGAAAGGGACGCTGAAAACGACTCTAGACCGGCTTGGCCATTTCTGATAAGTGTTAGGAATCCGGCAACAGCTTCTTGCCCAGCAACCAATCCA
The window above is part of the Paenibacillus lutimineralis genome. Proteins encoded here:
- a CDS encoding type II toxin-antitoxin system HicB family antitoxin; this translates as MSKKDVYRFWALLDTSEEGISVRFLDLPGCLTSGDTAEEAHAAAREALEGFLYVMEQDNDPIPDPSALDAILLQAESTEAACEVQVYMPTVREAMESKAVKKTLTVPKWLNDEAERQHLNFSQVLQEGLKRSLGIENQRF
- a CDS encoding peptidoglycan recognition family protein — protein: MITKGNFLLLELPEFRPWILKQHITRGISRLQVHHTWLPNYSTRKGQDHFKCLEGMRNSHLANGWSGTGQNITIFEDGKVAISLDRDLNKVPAGIAGANTGAICVEIIGDFDKGRDDMTSLQREAVGHVYACLASKLKIPVDTDHIVYHAWYTPSGSFLGDYVPNISSKTCPGTNFWGMGNTVASAKKGFLQDVQYEYDKLKESGDDAMTTVEKLEFDNLVKKVAKLEEETKKIPAPKWFVSEFGSSDLGGKISDPSFTLEGWRTLAVGLRVGK
- a CDS encoding phage holin family protein, with product MMSVDTMVKAAVPTLSLLASYLFGGWSALLNILLVFVILDYITGVAAAAKEGKLKSNIGLWGIARKIIIFAIVAVAHLVDQALGGNHLFRDAAIFFYLANELLSLIENAGRLDAPIPPAMRQAVEVLRGKTGDKGADKQ
- a CDS encoding phage tail protein, which gives rise to MQPNPTMEAFDKDFKRLGTLIDAYQIERRRRLNSDNELSFLVPMTSDDYLEKLQLKGHVMDERGQYYVINTRQRQRTKKQLTALITCTHVMYKMNDYKVPYDDYITEAYGVHISTLLNKISGWTGGRFTFQVHDTFDLWDIKDFGRTTALAALTQVLNTYKAEVRPDNFIIHIYKKTGADDRFEFRTKKNIIRDSFKDDTTNLVTRMYAYMKDGVTFRGLPISHLTSEELSLLQSIPGAIKDGKIAVNYLLSPYVNYWGSQSVPYFDGENIQQDITDPIELLKSTRDELRKKEMPELDITVEAADLHKIDRDEHPPDLGDAATVFDPEMDMHRIAVRIVELTEYPYSMDQQTKVTLANFALKDDIDLIADLERSRKVMDNLLSGGRIRTEVFETFARQAVIDVHNSKTEVIYDSRGIILQSRVDPLGQVIMTADGIIFSQDGGKTANTAINHKGIAAPAIVGQLGSFVSMLIGSGNDVTQINTKGIAAGHADFNQAPFQVDMKGNVLANKLTANYAQIKSSNFKDGAIVGSSINVGNGKFTVSSAGEMYVEGGVYVGGTITGALLRTAVSGARIEINSSGLRAFDSSGYERIGITPANTGGGMGSINFKTAGSLTGYLASGSGLVQLVSNGRLFIASLDSNIQIQGKAYFYDHVQFGGGISGIAISHIEGLQAQLNSIIYKLDGLPGSSQTATNMSFDPNTRNLKLYSVTGGTLATVNIPK
- a CDS encoding phage distal tail protein; translated protein: MNMFGGGFNNLAFNSQTENEVNIVDLSAHLSGEGRVSLAATSMEMHASSHLSGEGRAMGEYIREYSLEPERMSGEGRVSASFIREIRPSIHMSGEGRMVADANRYHVDFIEFTDIFKPGDVIIIDSGKFKITRNGVNVSHLYNGDFFNLNLGENKLTWTDPATGREILFRITYQDRVLY
- a CDS encoding XkdX family protein, translating into MFNSEFERLSYCYEKKWVSDVQLKLYVQFGVITAAEFKVITGKDYKA
- a CDS encoding phage tail fiber protein codes for the protein MAVITEDTVLLSKSNYWKKACLNAALRGQVFTPPSRIYLALYTSNPTDADTGQEITGGGYRRVEVSFSDPLMSSRRAVTSNKVDVAFPVATADQGVAAYLGIRDSENGGNLLYHGALKKPREILENDLLRFLIGQLVVDEG
- a CDS encoding phage tail domain-containing protein, translating into MDLDVSVNGQWASTIGAILVERNIPGLPEVSENIIEVAGRDGALDFGSSYSPRPIGLGFFIAGDDYDKTVGLIMRMFNIRRGQLDIVFSDRPGKHYLAQYRGTMGFDESAGNRIVEIPLKMYDPFPRLEEKISELTITKSPQVITVDSIGDERTSAVIVLTNIGSSSLTKFTIKNEYKVE